The following proteins come from a genomic window of Streptomyces sp. Sge12:
- a CDS encoding aspartate-semialdehyde dehydrogenase, which produces MRVGIVGATGQVGGVMRGILAERKFPVDELRLFASARSAGSTLEWQGQEITIEDASTADYSGLDIVLFSAGGATSRALAEKVASQGAVVIDNSSAWRSHPEVPLVVSEVNPHAIKNRPKGIIANPNCTTMAAMPVLRPLHEEAGLTALVATTYQAVSGSGLAGVAELKGQACAVSENADQLTFDGGAVDFPEPAVYKRPIAYNVVPLAGNLVDDGSFETDEEQKLRNESRKILEIPGLKVSGTCVRVPVFSGHSLQVNARFANPISVERAYELLKDAPGVELSEIPTPLQAAGKDASYVGRIRADETADNGLALFLSNDNLRKGAALNAVQIAELVAEELRG; this is translated from the coding sequence GTGAGGGTCGGAATCGTCGGAGCCACCGGACAGGTCGGCGGAGTCATGCGCGGCATCCTCGCCGAGCGGAAGTTCCCGGTGGACGAGCTGCGGCTGTTCGCCTCGGCCCGTTCCGCGGGCTCCACCCTCGAATGGCAGGGCCAGGAGATCACCATCGAGGACGCCTCCACGGCCGACTACTCGGGCCTGGACATCGTGCTGTTCTCGGCCGGCGGCGCCACCTCCCGCGCGCTGGCCGAGAAGGTCGCCTCCCAGGGCGCCGTCGTGATCGACAACTCCTCCGCCTGGCGCAGCCACCCCGAGGTCCCCCTCGTGGTCTCCGAGGTCAACCCGCACGCGATCAAGAACCGCCCCAAGGGCATCATCGCGAACCCGAACTGCACCACCATGGCCGCGATGCCGGTGCTGCGCCCGCTGCACGAGGAGGCCGGGCTGACCGCGCTGGTCGCCACCACCTACCAGGCCGTCTCCGGCTCGGGCCTGGCCGGCGTGGCCGAGCTCAAGGGCCAGGCCTGCGCCGTCTCCGAGAACGCCGACCAGCTCACCTTCGACGGCGGCGCCGTGGACTTCCCGGAGCCGGCCGTCTACAAGCGCCCGATCGCCTACAACGTGGTGCCGCTCGCGGGCAACCTGGTCGACGACGGCTCCTTCGAGACCGACGAGGAGCAGAAGCTCCGCAACGAGTCCCGCAAGATCCTGGAGATCCCGGGCCTCAAGGTCTCCGGCACCTGCGTGCGCGTGCCGGTCTTCTCCGGCCACTCCCTCCAGGTCAACGCCCGTTTCGCGAACCCGATCAGCGTCGAGCGGGCCTACGAGCTGCTGAAGGACGCCCCCGGCGTCGAGCTCTCGGAGATCCCGACCCCGCTGCAGGCCGCGGGCAAGGACGCCTCGTACGTGGGCCGCATCCGGGCCGACGAGACCGCCGACAACGGCCTCGCGCTGTTCCTGTCGAACGACAACCTCCGCAAGGGCGCGGCGCTGAACGCGGTGCAGATCGCCGAGCTCGTGGCCGAGGAGCTGCGGGGCTGA
- a CDS encoding M28 family metallopeptidase produces the protein MRAIRHRRRSIPALAALAAAAVAAPVLLTATPAAAHPREGRLAKELVEEVTAKGAYRHLKKFQQIADANGGNRAAGTPGHAASAAYVHDTLKKAGYQVSYQDFDIYEAHTRTERTTVLGQGSRELATAAFTFTKSTPAGGLAAPLALARVDETPGCTADDYPAGAFAGKIALVKRGACTFVEKQRAAAEAGAIGVIVYNHSGTTPVRGGFSSPAEGIIPSAGITLADGEALAAAAAAGEVSVRLELDQEHVKKTTRNVIAETRGGRADRVVSLGAHLDSVPEGPGINDNGSGSAGLLEVALKLADEGANKKGRGPANKVRFGWWSAEELGLLGSEHYVAQLSEKQKKDIALYLNFDMIASPNPVQFVYDGDDSDKAGAGAGPAGSAQIEALINGFLDKKGKPHEGSDFDGRSDYGPFIANGIPAGGTFTGAEGIKTAEQARRHGGTAGAPYDPNYHGAGDDLKNLDLKVFDTNLDVIAHAVGTYAESLRSLGRP, from the coding sequence GTGCGCGCCATCCGCCACCGCCGCCGGTCCATACCGGCGCTCGCCGCCCTCGCGGCCGCCGCCGTCGCCGCACCCGTCCTGCTGACCGCCACTCCGGCGGCCGCCCACCCGCGCGAGGGCCGGCTGGCCAAGGAGCTGGTGGAGGAGGTCACCGCCAAGGGGGCCTACCGCCACCTGAAGAAGTTCCAGCAGATCGCCGACGCCAACGGCGGCAACCGGGCCGCCGGTACGCCCGGCCACGCGGCCTCCGCCGCCTACGTGCACGACACGCTGAAGAAGGCCGGGTACCAGGTTTCGTACCAGGACTTCGACATCTACGAGGCGCACACGAGGACGGAGCGGACCACCGTCCTCGGCCAGGGCTCCCGCGAGCTGGCCACCGCCGCCTTCACCTTCACCAAGTCCACCCCGGCCGGCGGCCTGGCCGCGCCGCTCGCCCTCGCCCGGGTCGACGAGACCCCCGGCTGCACGGCCGACGACTATCCGGCGGGCGCCTTCGCCGGGAAGATCGCCCTGGTCAAGCGGGGCGCGTGCACCTTCGTGGAGAAGCAGCGGGCCGCGGCCGAGGCCGGCGCGATCGGCGTGATCGTCTACAACCACAGCGGCACCACCCCGGTGCGCGGCGGCTTCTCCTCGCCCGCCGAGGGGATCATCCCGAGCGCCGGCATCACGCTGGCCGACGGCGAGGCGCTCGCCGCGGCCGCCGCCGCGGGCGAGGTGAGCGTGCGCCTGGAGCTGGACCAGGAGCACGTGAAGAAGACCACCCGCAACGTGATCGCCGAGACCCGCGGCGGCCGCGCCGACCGCGTGGTGTCCTTGGGCGCCCACCTGGACTCCGTACCGGAGGGACCGGGCATCAACGACAACGGCTCCGGCTCCGCCGGGCTGCTGGAGGTGGCGCTGAAGCTCGCCGACGAGGGCGCCAACAAGAAGGGCAGGGGGCCCGCCAACAAGGTGCGCTTCGGCTGGTGGTCGGCGGAGGAGCTGGGCCTGCTGGGTTCGGAGCACTACGTGGCACAGCTGTCCGAGAAGCAGAAGAAGGACATCGCCCTCTACCTGAACTTCGACATGATCGCCTCGCCGAACCCGGTGCAGTTCGTCTACGACGGGGACGACTCGGACAAGGCCGGTGCGGGCGCGGGCCCGGCGGGCTCGGCGCAGATCGAGGCGCTGATCAACGGCTTCCTCGACAAGAAGGGAAAGCCGCACGAGGGCAGTGACTTCGACGGCCGCTCGGACTACGGCCCGTTCATCGCGAACGGCATCCCGGCGGGCGGCACCTTCACCGGCGCCGAGGGCATCAAGACCGCCGAGCAGGCGCGGCGCCACGGCGGCACGGCCGGGGCCCCGTACGACCCGAACTACCACGGGGCCGGGGACGACCTGAAGAACCTGGACCTGAAGGTCTTCGACACCAACCTGGACGTGATCGCACACGCGGTGGGCACCTACGCCGAGTCGCTGCGCTCGCTCGGCAGGCCGTAG
- a CDS encoding S8 family serine peptidase — MTLESPSSITGARRVARVAAAAGLVAALAATGAGPVFAAPAADTPVTKPAVKSAEQKLGSADAELLQEAKAKGDANVTVMVATAPGQTKQVADQLGAVQGASVGQTYDKLGYVRATLPTGKADAALKAAAKLSSVHGIDLRHEIKLPDPRPDADRESGTVKKTAAETYAAPDKNTPAKNPYNPSFETGAVDFVKDNPQADGRGVTIGIMDSGVDLGHPALQKTTTGERKIVDWVTATDPITDNDATWRAQITPVTSAGGTFTAGGQSWKAPEGSFQWSRFSESITATGDMKGDVNRDGDTTDRFGLLYDAAAGTVRVDTDQDGDFTNNEPMKPYKDGYQIGYFGTDNPATEVAERIPFVIEIRKDVPMDPLGGDWVGKKADFVNVGIIESEHGTHVAGITAANSLFGGKMNGEAPGAKLVSSRACSWSGGCTNIALTEGMIDLVVNRGVDIVNMSIGGLPALNDGNNARSELYKNLIDTYGVQLVISAGNEGPGVNTIGDPGLADKVISVGAAVSKETWAANYGSGVAKKYNMFPFSSRGPREDGGFTPTITAPGAAINTIQTWLPGAPVAEAGYTLPAGYGMLQGTSMSSPQAAGASALLISAAKQQGIKLTPASLRVALTSTAKKIADVPAHAQGSGLIDVIGAWESIQRDAKANEFTVKAPVDTAIDQFLKTPGFGTGLYDREGGLKVGQKKVYDVVVTRTTGVKYGTRHDLTWRNNDGTFKVIGGYDYVTLPLNKPVTIKVEAKATSAGVHSGILQLDDETTEGIDKQILTTVVAATPLAKPSFTLSDTSSVQRNSHKSYFVTVPQGAKTLEVALGGLQPGSQTRFISIHPYGLGVEDSATTQCYPNYNNPANTCRPDLRSYADPQPGVWEIEVESRRTSPLLDNPYRLDVSVLGAAFDPAVKVLPEVKQGTPAPVQWSVKNDAAAISGGKLKGGPLGSAKVAKPTIATGETHTTEVTIGAGVSRLDIAIGKTSDTGADLDLDVYKDGVKVGTSADGDSEEAVSLVNPAAGTYTIEVLGYAVPSGSTTYDYRDVFFSTALGSVQVDEAAAVNLANGATAPVSANVLVNSAAPEGRQFFGQVQLLNARGTAAGTGSVQIEKVLP, encoded by the coding sequence ATGACCCTCGAATCCCCCAGCTCCATAACCGGGGCCAGACGCGTCGCGCGCGTCGCGGCCGCGGCCGGCCTGGTCGCCGCCCTCGCGGCAACCGGCGCCGGGCCCGTCTTCGCGGCCCCCGCCGCGGACACTCCGGTCACCAAGCCGGCCGTCAAGTCGGCGGAGCAGAAGCTCGGTTCGGCCGATGCGGAGCTCCTCCAGGAGGCCAAGGCCAAGGGTGACGCGAACGTCACCGTCATGGTCGCGACGGCCCCCGGCCAGACCAAGCAGGTGGCCGACCAGCTGGGCGCCGTCCAGGGCGCCTCGGTGGGCCAGACGTACGACAAGCTCGGCTACGTCCGCGCCACCCTGCCCACCGGCAAGGCGGACGCCGCGCTGAAGGCGGCCGCCAAGCTGTCCTCCGTGCACGGCATCGACCTGCGGCACGAGATCAAGCTGCCGGACCCGCGCCCCGACGCGGACCGCGAGAGCGGCACGGTGAAGAAGACCGCGGCCGAGACCTACGCGGCGCCGGACAAGAACACCCCGGCGAAGAACCCGTACAACCCGTCCTTCGAGACGGGCGCGGTCGACTTCGTGAAGGACAACCCGCAGGCCGACGGCCGCGGCGTGACCATCGGCATCATGGACTCGGGCGTCGACCTCGGCCACCCGGCCCTGCAGAAGACCACCACCGGCGAGCGCAAGATCGTCGACTGGGTCACGGCGACCGACCCGATCACGGACAACGACGCCACCTGGCGCGCCCAGATCACCCCGGTCACCTCCGCCGGCGGCACCTTCACCGCGGGCGGCCAGAGCTGGAAGGCCCCGGAGGGCAGCTTCCAGTGGAGCCGCTTCAGCGAGTCGATCACCGCCACCGGTGACATGAAGGGCGACGTCAACCGGGACGGGGACACCACCGACCGGTTCGGCCTGCTCTACGACGCCGCGGCCGGCACCGTCCGCGTCGACACCGACCAGGACGGCGACTTCACGAACAACGAGCCGATGAAGCCGTACAAGGACGGCTACCAGATCGGCTACTTCGGCACGGACAACCCGGCGACCGAGGTCGCCGAGCGCATCCCGTTCGTGATCGAGATCCGCAAGGACGTCCCGATGGACCCGCTGGGCGGTGACTGGGTCGGCAAGAAGGCCGACTTCGTCAACGTCGGCATCATCGAGTCCGAGCACGGCACGCACGTCGCGGGCATCACCGCCGCCAACAGCCTCTTCGGCGGCAAGATGAACGGCGAGGCGCCCGGCGCCAAGCTCGTCTCCTCGCGCGCCTGCTCCTGGTCCGGCGGCTGCACCAACATCGCGCTGACCGAGGGCATGATCGACCTCGTCGTCAACCGCGGGGTGGACATCGTCAACATGTCGATCGGCGGCCTCCCGGCGCTGAACGACGGCAACAACGCGCGCTCCGAGCTCTACAAGAACCTCATCGACACCTACGGTGTCCAGCTCGTCATCTCGGCGGGCAACGAGGGCCCCGGTGTCAACACCATCGGCGACCCCGGTCTCGCGGACAAGGTCATCTCCGTGGGTGCCGCGGTCTCCAAGGAGACCTGGGCCGCCAACTACGGCTCCGGCGTGGCCAAGAAGTACAACATGTTCCCCTTCTCCTCGCGCGGTCCGCGTGAGGACGGCGGGTTCACGCCGACCATCACCGCCCCCGGCGCGGCCATCAACACCATCCAGACCTGGCTGCCGGGCGCCCCGGTCGCCGAGGCGGGCTACACCCTGCCGGCCGGTTACGGCATGCTCCAGGGCACCTCGATGTCCTCGCCGCAGGCGGCGGGCGCCAGCGCCCTGCTGATCTCGGCCGCGAAGCAGCAGGGCATCAAGCTGACCCCGGCCTCCCTGCGGGTCGCGCTCACCAGCACCGCGAAGAAGATCGCCGACGTCCCGGCGCACGCCCAGGGCTCGGGTCTGATCGACGTCATCGGCGCGTGGGAGTCCATCCAGCGCGACGCCAAGGCGAACGAGTTCACCGTCAAGGCGCCGGTCGACACCGCGATCGACCAGTTCCTGAAGACCCCGGGCTTCGGCACCGGCCTCTACGACCGCGAGGGCGGCCTCAAGGTCGGCCAGAAGAAGGTCTACGACGTCGTCGTCACCCGCACCACGGGCGTCAAGTACGGCACCCGGCACGACCTGACCTGGCGCAACAACGACGGCACCTTCAAGGTCATCGGCGGCTACGACTACGTCACGCTGCCGCTGAACAAGCCCGTCACCATCAAGGTCGAGGCCAAGGCCACGTCGGCCGGCGTGCACAGCGGCATCCTGCAGCTGGACGACGAGACCACCGAGGGCATCGACAAGCAGATCCTGACGACGGTCGTCGCCGCGACCCCGCTGGCGAAGCCCTCGTTCACGCTCTCGGACACCTCCTCGGTGCAGCGCAACAGCCACAAGTCGTACTTCGTCACCGTCCCGCAGGGCGCCAAGACCCTCGAGGTCGCCCTCGGCGGTCTGCAGCCGGGCAGCCAGACCCGCTTCATCTCGATCCACCCGTACGGTCTGGGTGTCGAGGACAGCGCGACGACGCAGTGCTACCCGAACTACAACAACCCGGCGAACACCTGCCGCCCCGACCTGCGCTCCTACGCCGACCCGCAGCCGGGCGTCTGGGAGATCGAGGTCGAGTCGCGCCGTACGTCGCCGCTGCTCGACAACCCGTACCGGCTGGACGTCTCCGTGCTCGGCGCGGCCTTCGACCCCGCGGTCAAGGTCCTGCCCGAGGTCAAGCAGGGCACTCCGGCGCCGGTCCAGTGGAGCGTCAAGAACGACGCCGCGGCCATCTCCGGCGGCAAGCTCAAGGGCGGCCCGCTCGGCTCCGCGAAGGTCGCCAAGCCGACCATCGCCACCGGTGAGACCCACACCACCGAGGTCACCATCGGCGCGGGCGTCTCCCGCCTCGACATCGCCATCGGTAAGACGTCCGACACGGGCGCCGACCTCGACCTGGACGTGTACAAGGACGGCGTCAAGGTCGGCACCTCCGCCGACGGCGACTCCGAGGAGGCCGTGAGCCTCGTCAACCCGGCCGCCGGCACCTACACCATCGAGGTGCTGGGCTACGCGGTCCCGTCCGGCTCCACCACGTACGACTACCGTGACGTGTTCTTCTCGACCGCCCTGGGCTCCGTCCAGGTCGACGAGGCGGCCGCGGTGAACCTCGCCAACGGCGCCACCGCGCCGGTCTCGGCGAACGTCCTGGTCAACAGCGCGGCCCCCGAGGGCCGTCAGTTCTTCGGCCAGGTCCAGCTGCTCAACGCCCGCGGCACCGCCGCCGGCACCGGCAGCGTGCAGATCGAGAAGGTCCTCCCGTAG
- a CDS encoding CGNR zinc finger domain-containing protein, with amino-acid sequence MTAVDPRPLTGEPIALDLLNTRWVADGEPLDLFAGAAGLTRVQGLAVWLESTGLAGRFRADAATLVHLLTAREALSRAVADPADESARTLVDAVLEHGRIRATLTAEGPGERAEFADPAWGPAWTAARDFLDLLGSAPERIRTCASETCVLRFFDVSRNGTRRWCSMAACGNRAKASRHYARTRER; translated from the coding sequence ATGACGGCAGTGGATCCACGACCCCTGACCGGGGAGCCGATCGCCCTCGACCTGCTCAACACCCGCTGGGTCGCCGACGGCGAACCGCTGGACCTGTTCGCCGGCGCGGCCGGGCTCACCCGGGTGCAGGGGCTCGCGGTCTGGCTGGAGAGCACCGGCCTGGCCGGCCGCTTCCGCGCCGACGCGGCGACCCTCGTCCACCTGCTGACCGCCCGCGAGGCACTGTCCCGCGCGGTCGCGGACCCCGCCGACGAGAGCGCCCGCACCCTGGTCGACGCCGTACTGGAGCACGGCCGCATCCGGGCCACCCTGACCGCCGAAGGCCCGGGCGAGCGCGCCGAGTTCGCCGATCCGGCCTGGGGGCCGGCCTGGACGGCGGCGCGCGACTTCCTCGACCTGCTGGGCTCCGCGCCCGAGCGGATCCGCACCTGCGCGTCCGAGACCTGCGTCCTGCGCTTCTTCGACGTCTCGCGCAACGGCACCCGGCGCTGGTGCTCGATGGCCGCCTGCGGAAACCGCGCGAAGGCCTCGCGCCACTACGCGCGCACGCGCGAGCGCTGA
- a CDS encoding pyridoxamine 5'-phosphate oxidase family protein, with protein MISGAYHWGALAVQERVGVRDLAEHVGRSIGAGIGDVAAAFLGLQPHLVVGAADGAGRVWASLLTGPPGLVRATGPDRIVVASGPPEGDPLAEALATAGTRVGSIALDPRTRRRMRLNGTLAVTRRGFAVEAEQVFANCPKYIQRRRPLELAGQGAGVVRRGDALTPGQQRTVRGADTFFIATTAEADGVDASHRGGLPGFVEVLSPVELAWPDYAGNAMFLTLGNLTADPRAGLLFPDWESGAVLQLSGRARTEFGADGSRRTRFRVESVVEGVHPGRLLWSTPEYSPHLGRTTR; from the coding sequence ATGATCTCCGGGGCGTACCACTGGGGCGCGCTGGCCGTGCAGGAGCGGGTCGGCGTACGGGACCTCGCCGAGCACGTCGGACGCTCGATCGGCGCGGGCATCGGCGATGTCGCCGCGGCCTTCCTGGGACTCCAGCCGCACCTGGTCGTCGGCGCCGCCGACGGCGCGGGGCGTGTGTGGGCCTCCCTGCTCACCGGCCCGCCGGGTCTCGTACGGGCCACCGGGCCGGACCGGATCGTGGTCGCCTCCGGGCCGCCGGAGGGCGACCCGCTCGCCGAGGCGCTGGCCACGGCGGGGACCCGGGTGGGGAGCATCGCGCTCGACCCGCGCACCCGGCGCCGGATGCGGCTGAACGGAACCCTCGCGGTGACGCGGCGGGGCTTCGCCGTCGAGGCGGAACAGGTCTTCGCCAACTGCCCGAAGTACATCCAGCGGCGCAGGCCGCTGGAGCTGGCCGGGCAGGGGGCGGGTGTCGTACGGCGCGGGGACGCGCTGACCCCCGGCCAGCAGCGGACCGTGCGCGGCGCCGACACCTTCTTCATCGCCACGACGGCGGAGGCGGACGGGGTGGACGCCAGTCACCGCGGCGGGCTGCCGGGCTTCGTCGAGGTGCTCTCGCCGGTCGAGCTGGCCTGGCCGGACTATGCGGGCAACGCCATGTTCCTGACCCTGGGGAACCTGACGGCCGATCCGCGGGCCGGGCTGCTCTTCCCGGACTGGGAGAGCGGGGCGGTCCTGCAGCTCAGCGGCCGGGCCCGGACGGAATTCGGGGCCGACGGGAGTCGCCGGACCCGCTTCCGGGTGGAGTCGGTGGTGGAGGGCGTGCACCCGGGGCGGCTGCTGTGGAGCACCCCGGAGTACTCGCCTCACCTGGGCAGGACCACCAGGTAG
- the pepN gene encoding aminopeptidase N encodes MPGENLSREEAHERADLLSVDGYEVVLDIRSAVDEAEPAEGPRTFRSVTTIRFRAAAAGSSTFADLIAPSVNTVTLNGRALDVAAVFDGARIALDGLAAENVLVVDANCAYSRTGEGLHRFVDPEDGEVYLYTQYEPADARRVYANFEQPDLKAPYRFEVTAPEGWQVWSNGAEESREAGVWRFAETAPISTYITCVVAGPYHYVTDSYTRGDLTIPLGAMCRKGLAKHFDADDVFLVTKQGFDLFHEIFDYPYPFGKYDQAFVPEYNLGAMENPGLVTFREEYIFRGKVTQASYERRANVILHEMAHMWFGDLVTMKWWDDLWLKESFADFMGSFGLVEATRFDQAWVTFANNRKAWAYRADQLPSTHPITADIRDLEDAKLNFDGITYAKGAAVLKQLVAYVGRDAFLEGARRYFKANAYGNTTLDDLLSVLAEVSGRDMATWSRAWLQTAGVNALTPVLTYDAGGRVTELAVVQEGDELRPHRVAVGLYRLESDGALVRYARADADVSGARTVVAELAGTERPDLVLVNDEDLTYCKIRFDEGSLDTLRAHLGDLTDPLARALSWSALWNLTRDGLMPARDFVSLVLAHAGRETDVGVLQQLHAQALSSVTHYAAPDWREQGGRELAAGALHELRVAAPGSEHQLTWARFFAASAATEGDFQLLLGLLEGSARIDGLDVDQELRWDFLRPLTAHGAVDEGVLAAELARDDTASGKRHQVRCLAARPSQAVKDQAWAAVVESDALSNALVEATIAGMQQSSQRGLLAAYAGRYFDVIERVWADRSIQIGMDVVKGLYPSLQADSATIDATDAWLAAHAGAAPALRRLVVEARDDLARALRAQACDAAAGN; translated from the coding sequence GTGCCCGGAGAGAATCTGTCCCGCGAGGAGGCCCACGAGCGGGCCGATCTGCTGTCCGTCGACGGGTACGAGGTGGTCCTCGACATCCGGTCCGCGGTGGACGAGGCCGAACCGGCCGAGGGTCCGCGGACCTTCCGCTCGGTGACGACGATCCGCTTCCGGGCGGCGGCCGCCGGCTCCTCCACCTTCGCGGACCTGATCGCCCCTTCGGTGAACACCGTGACCCTCAACGGGCGCGCGCTGGACGTGGCCGCGGTCTTCGACGGCGCCCGGATCGCCCTCGACGGCCTGGCCGCCGAGAACGTCCTCGTGGTGGACGCGAACTGCGCCTACAGCCGGACGGGCGAGGGCCTGCACCGCTTCGTCGACCCGGAGGACGGCGAGGTCTACCTCTACACCCAGTACGAGCCGGCCGACGCCCGGCGGGTGTACGCGAACTTCGAGCAGCCCGACCTCAAGGCCCCGTACCGCTTCGAGGTGACCGCCCCCGAGGGCTGGCAGGTGTGGAGCAACGGGGCGGAGGAGTCCCGCGAGGCGGGCGTGTGGCGGTTCGCCGAGACCGCGCCCATCTCCACGTACATCACGTGCGTGGTCGCGGGCCCCTACCACTACGTCACGGACTCCTACACCCGCGGGGACCTGACGATCCCGCTGGGCGCGATGTGCCGCAAGGGGCTGGCGAAGCACTTCGACGCGGACGACGTCTTCCTCGTCACCAAGCAGGGCTTCGACCTGTTCCACGAGATCTTCGACTACCCGTACCCCTTCGGGAAGTACGACCAGGCCTTCGTGCCGGAGTACAACCTGGGCGCGATGGAGAACCCGGGGCTGGTGACCTTCCGCGAGGAGTACATCTTCCGCGGCAAGGTCACGCAGGCCTCCTACGAGCGGCGCGCGAACGTCATCCTGCACGAGATGGCGCACATGTGGTTCGGCGACCTGGTCACCATGAAGTGGTGGGACGACCTGTGGCTGAAGGAGTCCTTCGCCGACTTCATGGGCTCCTTCGGACTGGTCGAGGCCACCCGCTTCGACCAGGCGTGGGTCACCTTCGCCAACAACCGCAAGGCGTGGGCCTACCGGGCCGACCAGCTGCCGTCCACCCACCCGATCACGGCCGACATCCGTGACCTGGAGGACGCCAAGCTGAACTTCGACGGCATCACCTACGCCAAGGGCGCGGCGGTGCTCAAGCAACTGGTCGCCTACGTGGGCCGGGACGCCTTCCTGGAGGGCGCGCGGCGCTACTTCAAGGCCAACGCCTACGGGAACACCACGCTCGACGACCTGCTGTCCGTGCTCGCGGAGGTCTCCGGCCGGGACATGGCGACATGGTCGCGGGCCTGGCTGCAGACCGCCGGGGTGAACGCCCTGACCCCGGTGCTCACCTATGACGCGGGCGGCCGCGTGACGGAACTGGCCGTCGTGCAGGAGGGTGACGAGCTGCGCCCGCACCGGGTCGCGGTGGGCCTGTACCGGCTGGAGTCCGACGGGGCCCTGGTGCGCTACGCCCGGGCCGACGCGGACGTGTCGGGTGCGCGGACGGTCGTCGCGGAGCTCGCGGGCACGGAGCGGCCCGACCTGGTCCTGGTCAACGACGAGGACCTCACCTACTGCAAGATCCGCTTCGACGAGGGCTCCCTGGACACCCTGCGGGCCCACCTCGGCGACCTGACGGACCCGCTCGCGCGGGCGCTGAGCTGGTCGGCGCTGTGGAACCTGACGCGCGACGGCCTGATGCCGGCGCGCGACTTCGTCTCGCTGGTACTGGCCCACGCGGGCCGGGAGACGGACGTCGGCGTCCTGCAGCAGCTGCACGCGCAGGCGCTGAGCTCGGTCACCCACTACGCGGCCCCGGACTGGCGCGAGCAGGGCGGCCGGGAGCTGGCGGCGGGCGCGCTGCACGAACTGCGGGTCGCGGCGCCGGGGTCGGAGCACCAGCTGACCTGGGCCCGCTTCTTCGCGGCGAGCGCGGCGACGGAGGGCGACTTCCAGCTGCTGCTGGGCCTGCTGGAGGGGTCGGCCCGGATCGACGGGCTGGACGTGGACCAGGAGCTGCGCTGGGACTTCCTGCGCCCGCTGACCGCGCACGGGGCGGTGGACGAGGGCGTGCTCGCCGCCGAACTGGCGCGCGACGACACGGCCTCGGGCAAGCGGCACCAGGTGCGGTGCCTGGCGGCGCGGCCCTCGCAGGCGGTGAAGGACCAGGCGTGGGCGGCGGTGGTCGAGTCGGACGCGCTGTCCAACGCGCTGGTGGAGGCGACGATCGCGGGCATGCAGCAGTCCTCGCAGCGCGGCCTGCTGGCGGCGTACGCGGGGCGGTACTTCGACGTGATCGAGCGGGTGTGGGCGGACCGGTCGATCCAGATCGGGATGGACGTGGTGAAGGGGCTGTACCCGTCGCTGCAGGCCGACTCGGCCACGATCGACGCCACTGACGCGTGGCTCGCCGCGCATGCCGGTGCGGCTCCGGCCCTGCGCCGTCTGGTCGTCGAGGCCCGCGACGACCTGGCCAGGGCCCTGCGCGCCCAGGCCTGCGACGCGGCGGCGGGCAACTAG
- a CDS encoding mycothiol-dependent nitroreductase Rv2466c family protein: protein MTDTQVREKTPVDFWFDPLCPWAWMTSRWMVEVEKVRDVEVRWHVMSLAVLNENKLDELPEIYRELLGPKGWAPVRVVIAAQQKHGEEVTGKLYTALGTRIHNEDKGPTREVIAEALAEVGLPAELLAYADSDEYDEVLRASHNDGIDRVGQEVGTPVISVPGSEGEGDVAFFGPVVTPTPRGDAAARLWDGTLLVASTPGFYEIKRTRTKGPSFE from the coding sequence ATGACCGACACCCAGGTGCGCGAGAAGACCCCGGTCGACTTCTGGTTCGACCCGCTCTGCCCTTGGGCCTGGATGACGTCCCGCTGGATGGTCGAGGTCGAGAAGGTCCGCGACGTCGAGGTCCGCTGGCACGTGATGAGCCTCGCGGTGCTCAACGAGAACAAGCTCGACGAGCTGCCCGAAATCTACCGCGAGCTGCTCGGCCCCAAGGGCTGGGCTCCGGTGCGCGTGGTCATAGCGGCGCAGCAGAAGCACGGTGAGGAAGTCACCGGCAAGCTCTACACCGCGCTCGGCACCCGTATCCACAACGAGGACAAGGGCCCGACCCGCGAGGTGATCGCCGAGGCGCTCGCCGAGGTCGGCCTGCCGGCCGAGCTGCTCGCGTACGCCGACTCGGACGAGTACGACGAGGTGCTGCGGGCCTCGCACAACGACGGCATCGACCGGGTGGGCCAGGAGGTCGGCACCCCGGTGATCTCGGTCCCGGGCTCCGAGGGCGAGGGCGACGTCGCCTTCTTCGGGCCCGTGGTCACCCCGACCCCGCGCGGCGACGCCGCCGCCCGGCTCTGGGACGGCACCCTGCTCGTCGCCTCGACCCCGGGGTTCTACGAGATCAAGCGCACCCGTACCAAGGGCCCGTCCTTCGAGTAG